In Plasmodium chabaudi chabaudi strain AS genome assembly, chromosome: 9, the following proteins share a genomic window:
- a CDS encoding dipeptidyl aminopeptidase 1, putative has protein sequence MKKLNKFINLLLISLHILYVSYVSADLPVHVEIKDLLGKWKIYRTKTSPELLTCGSTQPNSNVATVKIQDYKKYLTDNHYIFSSELDVILSSDFVKYGEVHDITGNEHRKNWNVLAVYDEKKRKKIGTWTTIFDQGFEIRIANETYTGYMHYEPTGRCRAPSDEDITDSNGETVCYTTSHDKTRLGWVDIMYKNNEQSHGCFYAEKYDTVHEPNNYRSALNSSTSGRPEPVINDNKTPASNQITNFDAYEPKTYIKADKVDYNKNSEMYWHKMKHSGNKKPLPEYMLKAQKQKYACPCNPNEDIDNERSDEDPDSPVSPNMIELGNSNVETNELDLNAYDEIKKAKHTELELNEMPKNFTWGDPFNDNVREYEVIDQLSCGSCYIASQMYVFKRRIEIGLTKLLDTKYNNDFDDALSLQTVLSCSFYDQGCHGGYPFLVSKMAKLQGIPLNSEFPYTARETKCPYPVNKGIPLSMMEADLIHKSESVTKDIKPSFREISGSPSIQNVAAEENSNENDLGDPNRWYAKEYNYVGGCYGCNQCDGEKIIMNEIYRNGPVVGSIEVTPNFYEYVDGIYYDPGFPHAKKCTIDVHKDSSYVYNITGWEKVNHAIVILGWGEQTIDGKLYKYWICRNSWGKTWGKEGYFKLIRGINYIAIENHAIYIDPDFTRGAGKILLDKMKKK, from the coding sequence atgaaaaaattaaataagtttattaatttattattaatttctttacatattttatatgtaagTTATGTTTCCGCTGATTTACCAGTACATGTAGAAATTAAGGATTTGCTTGGTAAATGGAAGATATATAGAACCAAAACATCACCTGAATTGCTTACTTGTGGTTCGACACAACCTAATAGCAATGTAGCTACTGTAAAAATACAagattacaaaaaataccTAACTGAcaatcattatatatttagttCAGAATTAGATGTGATTTTATCAAGTgattttgttaaatatgGTGAGGTTCATGATATAACTGGTAATGAACACAGAAAAAATTGGAATGTATTAGCTGTATATgatgaaaagaaaagaaaaaagattGGTACATGGACCACTATATTTGACCAAGGTTTTGAAATCAGAATAGCTAATGAAACATATACCggatatatgcattatgaGCCAACTGGAAGATGTCGTGCACCTAGCGATGAAGATATCACAGATTCTAATGGAGAAACAGTATGCTACACTACTAGTCATGATAAAACAAGATTAGGATGGGTAGatataatgtataaaaataacgaaCAATCACATGGTTGTTTTTATGCTGAAAAATACGATACTGTTCATGAACCTAATAATTATAGAAGCGCATTAAATAGCTCTACTAGTGGTAGACCAGAGCCAGTAAtcaatgataataaaacacCCGCATCAAATCAAATAACTAATTTTGATGCATATGAAccaaaaacatatattaaagCTGATAAAGTTGACTATAATAAGAATTCTGAAATGTATTGGCATAAAATGAAACATTctggaaataaaaagccATTACCAGAATATATGCTTAAGGCccaaaaacaaaaatatgcatgCCCATGTAACCCCAATGAAGATATAGATAATGAAAGAAGTGACGAAGATCCAGATAGCCCAGTTTCTCCAAATATGATAGAATTGGGTAATTCTAATGTAGAAACAAATGAATTAGATTTAAATGCatatgatgaaataaaaaaagcaaaacaTACTGAATTagaattaaatgaaatgcCCAAAAATTTTACATGGGGTGATCCATTTAACGATAATGTAAGAGAATATGAAGTAATAGATCAATTATCATGTGGTTCATGTTATATTGCATCTCAAATGTatgtatttaaaagaaGAATTGAAATCGGTTTAACAAAACTTCTTGATACCAAATACAATAACGATTTTGATGATGCTTTATCATTACAAACAGTTTTATCATGTTCATTTTATGACCAAGGTTGCCATGGTGGTTATCCATTCTTAGTTTCAAAAATGGCTAAATTACAAGGTATACCTCTTAATTCCGAATTTCCATATACTGCTAGAGAAACTAAATGCCCATACCCTGTAAACAAAGGCATACCTTTGTCAATGATGGAAGCTGatttaatacataaatCTGAAAGTGTTACTAAAGATATTAAACCCTCATTTAGAGAAATCAGTGGTTCACCATCAATACAAAATGTTGCAGCTGAAGAGAAtagtaatgaaaatgatttaGGTGATCCAAATAGATGGTATGCCAAAGAATATAACTATGTTGGTGGATGCTATGGATGTAACCAATGTGAtggagaaaaaataataatgaatgaaatatatagaaatggTCCAGTTGTAGGATCTATTGAAGTAACTCCCAACttttatgaatatgttGATGGTATTTACTATGATCCAGGTTTTCCACATGCCAAAAAATGTACTATAGATGTTCATAAAGATAGCAGTtatgtttataatataactGGATGGGAAAAAGTAAACCATGCTATTGTTATTTTAGGATGGGGAGAACAAACTATCGATGGAAAACTTTATAAATACTGGATTTGCAGAAACAGCTGGGGAAAGACATGGGGTAAAGAAGGATACTTTAAATTGATCAGAGGAATCAATTATATTGCTATCGAAAACCATGCTATTTATATTGACCCAGATTTCACACGTGGTGCTGGTAAAATCCTTTTagacaaaatgaaaaaaaaataa
- a CDS encoding dolichyl-diphosphooligosaccharide--protein glycosyltransferase subunit STT3, putative, translating to MVKGNKRMSHTFEVLILVLIAVLSFIIRLFSVIRNESIIHEYDPYFNYKLSNLLKENGLYSFWNYFDDMSWFPLGRATGQTLFPGLMITTYFIHQICHSMGFLIDMKIICIYIGPVFSVFTCILTYYLTKEVYNKKGRSSGGAALIAALFVSISPAHISRTVAGSYDNESISIFLLILCVYNWIKCLKEGTLFSVVLCSLSTYFMGLSWGAYIFIINSISLFMLAIIILKKYNIKYCIIYNVYYILTTILCLNVPCINKSIFTSIEHLAMHGIYLISNLLLFCNFITNIFNLNEEKVKNIFIKICFIISFLIFKFLIFADKLSWSHRSRTLLDPTYASKHNPIVASISEHQPTTWGSYYFDIHLVLFFLPIGLYECFKKNANIELFFLGIFTTLCMYFSSLMVRLLLIFSPFVSILSSIGLSSILGTLIEFANKPREVKLDDLDENNKKIEDKYNTNNNSIKQNINNAELETKQEQWNENENKDIAENNVIKNKVKEKRIPNEILENKSKLIIICILCIIALLFFLGVLIILHSTWCASIAYSESNITFYSRNNEGGRYINDDIRQMYKWIKENTESDSKIIAWWDYGYQLNAMSNRITYVDNNTWNNDQIANIGLILSSNEKNGYEELKKFDPDYLLISYGGYSKNSSDDLNKFLWIIKIVNKKYNFISPLLYYYHENAHPLGSNATAFMANSILYRLSYYNITNEKVKGFDYARKIEVPKIQNLKYFEEVFTSDIWGFRLYKIKQFV from the coding sequence ATGGTGAAAGGCAATAAGCGAATGAGCCACACATTTGAAGTATTAATTTTGGTATTGATTGCGGTTTTAAGTTTTATAATTCGTTTATTTTCAGTCATAAGAAATGAATCAATAATACATGAATATGATccttattttaattataaattatcaaatttattaaaagagAATGGGCTTTATAGTTTTTGGAATTATTTTGATGATATGTCTTGGTTTCCTTTAGGAAGAGCTACAGGACAAACATTATTCCCAGGGTTAATGATAACAACATATTTCATACATCAAATATGTCATTCGATGGGATTTTTGATagatatgaaaattatatgtatatatataggacCAGTATTTAGCGTTTTTACTTGTATAttaacatattatttaactaAAGAGgtatataataagaaaGGACGTAGTAGTGGCGGTGCTGCATTGATAGCAGCATTATTTGTATCAATATCACCAGCACACATATCTCGAACAGTTGCTGGATCATATGATAATGAATcaatatctatatttttattaatattatgtgtatataattgGATTAAATGCTTAAAAGAAGGAACCCTTTTTTCAGTTGTTTTATGCAGTTTATCGACATATTTTATGGGGTTATCATGGggagcatatatatttattataaattcaattagtttatttatgttagctataattattttaaaaaaatataatataaaatattgtattatttataatgtatattatatactgACCACAATTTTATGTCTAAATGTGCCATGCATTAATAAATCAATTTTTACAAGTATCGAGCATTTAGCTATGCATGGGATATATTTGatttcaaatttattacttttttgtaatttcataaccaatatttttaatttgaatGAAGAGAaggttaaaaatatatttataaaaatttgttttattatatcttttttaatatttaagttTCTAATTTTTGCCGATAAGTTATCATGGAGCCATCGATCAAGAACCTTATTAGATCCAACATATGCATCGAAACATAATCCTATTGTTGCATCTATATCTGAACATCAGCCAACTACTTGGggatcatattattttgatatacatctagttttatttttcctaCCTATTGGATTATATGAatgctttaaaaaaaatgcaaatatagaattattttttttaggaaTATTTACTACTTtatgtatgtatttttCCTCTCTCATGGTTAGacttcttttaatattttctccGTTTGTTTCAATACTAAGTTCAATCGGTTTATCATCTATTTTAGGCACTCTCATTGAGTTTGCTAATAAACCAAGAGAAGTTAAATTGGATGACttagatgaaaataataaaaaaatcgaagaTAAATACAATACTAATAATAACTCAATTAAAcagaatataaataatgcagAGTTAGAGACAAAACAAGAACAGTggaatgaaaatgaaaataaagatatagcAGAAAACAAtgttatcaaaaataaagtaaagGAAAAAAGAATACCCAATGAGattttggaaaataaatccaaattaataataatatgcattttgTGTATAATTgctttgttattttttttgggagtattaataattttacattCTACATGGTGTGCATCAATAGCTTATTCAGAATCcaatataacattttatagTCGAAATAATGAAGGTGgtagatatataaatgatgatataagACAGATGTATAAATggattaaagaaaatacagaaagcgattcaaaaataatagcatGGTGGGATTATGGATATCAATTAAATGCTATGAGTAATAGAATTACATATgttgataataatacatgGAATAATGATCAAATTGCAAATATAGGTTTAATATTAAGtagtaatgaaaaaaatggatatgaagaattaaaaaaatttgatccagattatttattaatatcttATGGAGGTTATTCTAAAAATTCATCTgatgatttaaataaatttttatggataatcaaaattgttaataaaaaatataattttatttcacctttattatattattatcatgaGAATGCTCATCCATTAGGTTCTAATGCAACAGCATTTATGGCAAACAGCATATTATACAGATTATCTTATTACAACataacaaatgaaaaagtaAAGGGATTTGATTATGCCCGAAAAATTGAAGTACccaaaatacaaaatttgaaatatttcgAAGAAGTATTTACATCAGATATATGGGGTTTTCGCCTCTACAAAATTAAGCAGTTTGTATGA
- a CDS encoding heat shock protein 101, putative: protein MLRNIIKNYLLAIVLVLSVLKVDIAVLASNNNNTNNNQENFLNRTINALNSGRNIAKRYGHNQLKPVHILSALIKSEYGFNLFKSNNIDLENLKTFTDAALEQTRAGAPLDNKTIVINSDGANEVIAEAKAIAKKYKSPKVDIEHILHGLLTDELVSEIFGEIYLTEDSIKDILKAKFEKATKNKEKKTTGLTIEQFGSNLNEKVRNGKLQGIYGRDEEIRAIIESLLRYNKNSPVLVGQPGTGKTTIVEGLAYRIEKGDVPKELQGYTIISLNFRKFTAGTSYRGEFENRMKNIIKELKNKKNKIILFVDEIHLLLGAGKAEGGVDAANLLKPVLSKGEIKLIGATTVAEYRKFIESCSAFERRFEKIIVEPPSVETAIKILRSLKSKYEKFYGINITDKALVAAVKVSDKFIKDRFLPDKAIDLLNKACSFLQVQLSGKPRIIDLTERYIERLAYEISTLEMDVDKVSKKKYSSLVEEFELKKVELKKYYEEYVTSGERLKRKKEVEKKLNELKDLVQNYVNSGQEPPAELQKNLEEAQKQFVEIYKNTVAYVEEKTHNAMNVDALYQEHVSYIYLRDSGMPLGSLSFESSKGALKLYNSLSKSIIGNEDIIKSLSDAVVKAATGMKDPEKPIGTFLFLGPTGVGKTELAKTLAIELFNSKNNLIRVNMSEFTEAHSVSKITGSPPGYVGFSDSGQLTEAVRERPHSVVLFDELEKAHPDVFKVLLQILGDGYINDNHRRNIDFSNTIIIMTSNLGAELFKKQFFFDADNSNTQEYKRLFEDLRIQLIKKCKKVFKPEFVNRIDKIGIFEPLSKKNLHQIVKLRFQKLEKRLEEKNISIGVSDRAIDYIIDQSYDPELGARPTLIFIESVIMTKFAVMYLEKELVDDMDVYVDYNKSINNIVINLSLS from the exons ATGTTAcggaatattattaaaaattactTGCTTGCCATCGTTTTGGTACTATCTGTACTCAAGGTCGATATAGCAGTGTTAGCCTCCAACAATAACAATACCAACAACAATCAG gAAAACTTTTTGAACCGAACTATCAATGCTTTAAATTCGGGACGAAACATTGCAAAACGATATGGCCACAACCAATTAAAACCTGTGCACATTTTGAGTGCTTTAATAAAGAGCGAATATG GattcaatttatttaaGTCGAATAATATTGACTTGGAGAACTTGAAGACATTTACCGATGCTGCCTTAGAACAAACTAGAGCCGGAGCG CCCCTTGACAACAAAACAATTGTTATAAACTCTGATGGAGCAAATGAAGTTATAGCAGAAGCTAAAGCtattgcaaaaaaatataaaagtcCAAAAGTTGACATAGAACATATATTACATGGTTTATTGACTGATGAACTTGTAAGTGAGATATTTggtgaaatatatttgaccGAAGATTCGATTaaagatattttaaaagctaaatttgaaaaggcaacaaaaaataaagaaaagaaaacaacTGGATTAACCATTGAACAATTTGGTTCTAATTTAAATGAGAAAGTTAGAAATGGTAAATTACAAGGAATATATGGAAGAGATGAAGAAATTCGAGCAATTATTGAATCATTGTTACGATATAATAAGAACAGTCCTGTATTAGTTGGACAACCTGGTACTGGTAAAACTACTATTGTTGAAGGTCTTGCTTACAGAATTGAAAAAGGTGATGTTCCTAAAGAGTTACAAGGATATACAATTATAAGTTTAAATTTTCGTAAATTTACAGCCGGAACATCATATAGAGGAGAATTTGAAAAtagaatgaaaaatataattaaagaattaaaaaataaaaagaataaaatcatattatttgttgATGAAATTCACTTATTATTAGGTGCTGGTAAAGCTGAAGGTGGTGTAGATGCAGccaatttattaaaaccTGTTTTATCAAAAGGTGAAATCAAATTAATTGGTGCAACCACTGTTGCtgaatatagaaaatttattgaaaGCTGTTCAGCTTTTGAAAGAcgttttgaaaaaattattgttgAACCCCCATCTGTTGAAACAGcaatcaaaattttaagaTCATTGAAAAGTAAATATGAAAAGTTTTATGGTATTAACATTACTGATAAAGCTTTAGTTGCTGCTGTAAAGGTTTctgataaatttataaaagataGATTTTTACCCGATAAAGCTattgatttattaaataaagcaTGTTCCTTTTTACAAGTCCAATTATCTGGAAAACCAAGAATTATAGATTTAACAGAAAGATATATAGAAAGATTAGCATATGAAATAAGTACATTAGAAATGGATGTTGATAAAgtttccaaaaaaaaatatagttcTTTAGTTGAAGAgtttgaattaaaaaaagtcgagttaaagaaatattatgaagAATATGTTACATCAGGAGAAAgattaaaaagaaaaaaagaagttgaaaaaaaattaaatgaattaaaagatttagtacaaaattatgttaATTCAGGTCAAGAACCTCCTGCtgaattacaaaaaaatttagaagAAGCTCAAAAACAATTcgtagaaatatataaaaatactgTAGCATATGTTGAAGAAAAAACTCATAATGCTATGAATGTAGATGCACTTTATCAAGAACAtgtatcatatatttatttaagaGATTCTGGTATGCCTTTAGGTTCATTATCATTTGAATCATCAAAAGGtgcattaaaattatataacagTTTATCAAAATCAATTATTGGTAATGAAGACATTATTAAATCTTTAAGTGATGCTGTTGTTAAAGCTGCAACTGGTATGAAAGATCCCGAAAAACCTATTGGTACTTTTCTATTTTTGGGTCCTACTGGTGTTGGTAAAACAGAGTTAGCTAAAACATTAGctattgaattatttaattcaaaaaataacttAATTCGTGTTAATATGTCAGAATTTACTGAAGCACATTCAGTATCTAAAATCACTGGTAGTCCACCAGGTTATGTTGGATTTAGTGACTCTGGTCAGTTAACAGAAGCTGTAAGAGAAAGACCCCACTCTgttgttttatttgatgaatTAGAAAAAGCACATCCAGATGTATTTAAAGTTTTATTACAAATTTTAGGTGATGGTTATATTAATGATAATCATAGAAGAAATATCGATTTTTCaaatactattattattatgacaTCTAACTTAGGTgctgaattatttaaaaaacaatttttctttgatgctgataattcaaatacacaagaatataaaagattATTTGAAGATCTTAGAATtcaattaattaaaaaatgtaaaaaagtTTTCAAACCTGAATTTGTTAACAGAATTGATAAAATCGGTATTTTCGAACCAttaagcaaaaaaaatctaCATCAAATTGTTAAATTACGATTccaaaaattagaaaaacgtttagaagaaaaaaatattagcaTTGGCGTGTCAGATAGAGCTATAGACTATATTATTGATCAATCATATGATCCAGAATTAGGAGCTAGACCCACACTTATCTTTATTGAAAGTGTTATTATGACTAAATTTGCTGTTATGtatttagaaaaagaaTTAGTTGATGATATGGATGTATATGTTGACTACAACAAatcaattaataatattgttattaacCTTTCATTGTCATAA